The Callospermophilus lateralis isolate mCalLat2 chromosome 15, mCalLat2.hap1, whole genome shotgun sequence genome window below encodes:
- the Taf5 gene encoding transcription initiation factor TFIID subunit 5, producing the protein MAALAEEQTEVAVKLEPEGPPTLLPPQAGDGAGEGSGGTPNNGPNGGGGNVAASSSAGGDGGTPKPAVAVSAAAPAGAAPVPTAASEAGAPHDRQTLLAVLQFLRQSNLREAEEALRREARLLEEAVAGSGTPGEVDGAGTEAASALLSRVTASAPGSTASDPPSTGASGATVVSGSASGSVAPGKVGNVAVEDQPDVSAVLSAYNQQGDPTMYEEYYSGLKHFIECSLDCHRAELSQLFYPLFVHMYLELVYNQHENEAKSFFEKFHGDQECYYQDDLRVLSSLTKKEHMKGNETMLDFRTSKFVLRISRDSYQLLKRHLQEKQNNQIWNIVQEHLYIDIFDGMPRSKQQIDAMVGSLAGEAKREANKSKVFFGLLKEPEIEVPLDDEDEEGENEEGKPKKKKPKKDSIGSKSKKQDPNAPPQNRIPLPELKDSDKLDKIMNMKETTKRVRLGPDCLPSICFYTFLNAYQGLTAVDVTDDSSLIAGGFADSTVRVWSVTPKKLRSVKQASDLNLIDKESDDVLERIMDEKTASELKILYGHSGPVYGASFSPDRNYLLSSSEDGTVRLWSLQTFTCLVGYKGHNYPVWDTQFSPYGYYFVSGGHDRVARLWATDHYQPLRIFAGHLADVNCTRFHPNSNYVATGSADRTVRLWDVLNGNCVRIFTGHKGPIHSLTFSPNGRFLATGATDGRVLLWDIGHGLMVGELKGHTDTVCSLRFSRDGEILASGSMDNTVRLWDAIKAFEDLETDDFTTATGHINLPENSQELLLGTYMTKSTPVVHLHFTRRNLVLAAGAYSPQ; encoded by the exons ATGGCGGCGCTGGCGGAGGAGCAGACGGAGGTGGCGGTCAAGCTAGAGCCTGAGGGACCGCCAACGCTGCTACCTCCACAGGCGGGCGACGGCGCAGGCGAGGGTAGCGGCGGCACTCCCAACAACGGCCCCAACGGCGGCGGCGGGAACGTTGCGGCATCGTCATCGGCTGGCGGGGATGGCGGGACCCCCAAGCCCGCGGTGGCTGTCTCTGCTGCTGCCCCGGCGGGGGCGGCCCCGGTGCCCACCGCTGCTTCAGAGGCCGGCGCTCCCCACGACCGACAGACTCTGCTGGCGGTGTTGCAATTCCTACGGCAGAGTAACCTCCGAGAGGCCGAGGAGGCGCTGCGCCGTGAGGCCCGGCTGCTGGAAGAGGCAGTGGCGGGCTCCGGAACCCCGGGAGAGGTGGACGGTGCCGGCACTGAGGCGGCGAGCGCGCTTCTCAGCCGGGTCACGGCCTCTGCCCCCGGCTCTACGGCCTCCGATCCTCCCAGCACTGGTGCTTCAGGGGCCACAGTCGTCTCAGGATCAGCTTCAGGTTCTGTGGCTCCGGGGAAAG TTGGAAATGTAGCTGTGGAAGACCAGCCAGATGTCAGTGCTGTCTTGTCGGCCTACAACCAACAAGGAGACCCTACAATGTATGAAGAATATTATAGTGGACTGAAACACTTCATCGAATGTTCTCTGGACTGCCATCGGGCAGAATTATCCCAACTCTTTTATCCTCTGTTTGTACACATGTACTTGGAGCTAGTCTATAATCAACATGAGAATGAAGCAAAATCATTCTTTGAGAA GTTCCATGGAGATCAGGAATGTTATTACCAGGATGACCTACGAGTATTATCTAGTCTTACCAAAAAGGAACACATGAAAGGGaatgaaaccatgttggattttcgaACAAGTAAATTTGTTCTGCGTATTTCCCGTGACTCGTACCAACTCTTGAAGAGGCATCTTCAGGAGAAACAGAACAATCAGATATGGAACATAGTTCAGGAGCACCTCTACATTGACATCTTTGATGGGATGCCGCGTAGTAAGCAACAGATAGATGCGATGGTGGGAAGTTTGGCAGGAGAGGCTAAACGAGAGGCAAACAAATCAAAG GTATTTTTTGGTTTGTTAAAAGAACCAGAAATTGAGGTACCTTTGGATGATGAGGATGAGGAAGGAGAAAATGAAGAAGGAAAACCTAAAAAGAAGAAGCCTAAAAAAGATAGTATTGGATCCAAAAGCAAAAAACAAGATCCCAATGCTCCACCTCAAAACAG AATCCCTCTTCCAGAATTGAAAGATTCAGATAAGTTGGATAAGATAATGAATATGAAAGAAACCACCAAACGAGTGCGCCTTGGGCCAGACTGCTTACCCTCCATTTGTTTCTATACTTTCCTCAATGCTTACCAG GGCCTTACTGCAGTGGATGTCACTGATGATTCTAGTCTGATTGCTGGAGGTTTTGCAGATTCAACAGTTAGAGTCTGGTCTGTGACACCCAAAAAGCTTCGTAGTGTCAAACAAGCATCAG ATCTTAACCTCATAGACAAAGAATCAGACGATGTCTTAGAAAGAATCATGGATGAGAAAACTGCAAGTGAGTTGAAGATTTTATATGGTCACAGTGGGCCTGTCTATGGAGCCAGCTTCAGTCCAGATAG GAACTACCTGCTTTCCTCTTCAGAGGATGGAACTGTTAGATTGTGGAGCCTTCAAACGTTTACTTGCTTGGTGGGATATAAAGGACACAACTATCCAGTATGGGACACACAGTTTTCTCCATATGGATATTATTTTGTATCAGGGGGCCACGACCGAGTAGCTCG GCTCTGGGCTACAGACCATTATCAGCCTTTAAGGATATTTGCTGGTCATCTTGCTGATGTGAATTGTACCAGATTTCATCCAAATTCAAATTACGTTGCTACGGGCTCAGCAGACAGAACTGTGCGGCTCTGGGATGTCCTGAATGGTAATTGTGTAAGGATCTTCACTGGACACAAG GGACCAATTCATTCCTTGACATTTTCTCCCAATGGGAGATTCCTGGCTACAGGAGCAACAGATGGCAGAGTACTCCTTTGGGATATTGGACATGGTTTGATGGTTGGAGAATTAAAAGGCCACACTGACACAGTCTGTTCACTTAGGTTTAGTAGAGATGGTGAAATTTTGGCATCAG GTTCAATGGACAATACAGTTCGGTTATGGGATGCCATCAAAGCATTTGAAGATTTAGAGACTGATGACTTTACTACAGCCACTGGGCATATAAATTTACCTGAGAATTCACAGGAGTTATTATTGGGTACATATATGACCAAATCAACACCAGTTGTACACCTCCATTTTACTCGAAGAAATTTGGTTCTAGCTGCAGGAGCTTATAGTCCGCAATAA
- the Atp5mk gene encoding ATP synthase F(0) complex subunit k, mitochondrial: MAGPENDAQFQFTGIKKYFNSYTLTGRMNCVLATYGGIALAVLYFKLRSKKTPAVKAT, encoded by the exons ATGGCAGGTCCAGAAAATGATGCCCAATTCCAGTTCACtggtattaaaaaatatttcaactcTTATACTCTCACTGGTAGAATGAAT tgtgtACTGGCTACATATGGAGGCATTGCTTTGGCTGTCTTATACTTCAAGCTAAGATCTAAAAAAACTCCAGCTGTGAAAGCAACATAA